From the Luteolibacter sp. Y139 genome, one window contains:
- a CDS encoding DUF1592 domain-containing protein: MLARAILTSLLLPAAVMAAEPEDSYKKEIQPLLEDYCFSCHGDGTAKGKFSMDDYKDLTAHLSDRKHWLPVWRNVRSQIMPPSDKDQFKPAEKRKLQEWIEKNVFKLDLENPDPGRVTIRRLNRTEYQNAVFDLLGVEYDTKDVFPPDDSGYGFDNIGDVLSISPLLMEKYIAAADEVVALALPQGAAAQVPRIDIDGKAFKVPFDAKTTGRWLPFAKKETVTVDQDIPYDGDYQIKVEYAIKGATEATVHEANMVVKAGGSKVGDVSLGWDQRRVIDLTGKAPLKKGKQTFEISLTPGRPPAAGEEELFFTLQRVIVQGPLGGDKREYAKGYRMIFVDGPAPTEPTARAKYARKIMRSFVSRAFRKPLDDSTIDRLVDIVNEVDRQPGKEFEDGIKQAIATCLASPRFLFRVEIQPEPNNPAKIVPLDEYSIAARLSFFLWGSVPDDELLSLAFNTKLRANLHAQIDRMLLDPRSERLTENFIGQWLQARDVENVPISAKDILGLGSNRDAARAFDVRLRSDMQTETKMLFDFVLRKDRPAEELISARYSFLNERLAGFYGIKGVEGEDFQPVDLTEHPERGGLLTQGSVLMVTSNPTRTSPVKRGLFVLDNILGTPSPPPPPDVPKLESASTAAGKNPTMREMMEIHRSKPDCRGCHARMDPIGLGLENFNALGQFRPDDHGKKIDAGGVLLTGEKFSNVGELKDVLATKRKGDFYRCLSEKLLTYAIGRGVEYYDAPTVDQLVERLEKNNGKLRELVYGIVESAPFQKRRGDE; the protein is encoded by the coding sequence ATGCTTGCCAGAGCCATCCTTACCTCCCTGCTCCTTCCCGCCGCCGTCATGGCTGCGGAGCCGGAGGACAGTTACAAGAAGGAGATCCAGCCGCTGTTAGAGGACTACTGCTTTTCCTGCCACGGCGATGGCACGGCCAAGGGCAAGTTCTCGATGGACGACTACAAGGACCTCACGGCCCACCTGAGCGATCGCAAGCACTGGCTGCCCGTCTGGCGGAATGTCCGCAGCCAGATCATGCCGCCGTCCGACAAGGACCAGTTCAAGCCGGCGGAGAAGCGCAAGCTGCAGGAGTGGATCGAGAAAAACGTCTTCAAGCTCGACCTTGAGAATCCCGATCCGGGTCGCGTGACGATCCGCCGTTTGAATCGCACCGAGTATCAGAACGCGGTCTTTGATTTGCTCGGCGTGGAATACGACACCAAGGACGTCTTCCCACCCGACGACAGCGGCTACGGCTTCGACAACATCGGCGACGTGCTCTCGATCTCGCCGCTACTGATGGAGAAATACATCGCCGCCGCGGATGAAGTGGTGGCGCTCGCCTTGCCCCAGGGCGCTGCGGCGCAGGTCCCGCGGATCGATATCGACGGCAAGGCCTTCAAGGTGCCCTTCGACGCCAAGACCACCGGCCGTTGGCTGCCCTTCGCGAAGAAGGAAACGGTGACCGTCGATCAGGACATCCCCTACGACGGCGACTACCAGATCAAGGTCGAGTACGCCATCAAGGGCGCGACCGAGGCCACCGTGCACGAGGCGAACATGGTCGTGAAAGCCGGCGGCTCGAAGGTCGGCGATGTCTCGCTCGGCTGGGACCAGCGCCGCGTGATCGACCTCACCGGCAAGGCTCCCTTGAAGAAGGGCAAGCAGACTTTCGAAATCAGCCTGACTCCCGGGCGCCCTCCCGCTGCGGGGGAAGAGGAACTCTTCTTCACCCTTCAACGCGTGATCGTCCAAGGCCCGCTGGGTGGCGACAAACGCGAGTATGCGAAGGGCTATCGCATGATCTTCGTCGACGGCCCGGCACCCACTGAGCCCACCGCCCGCGCGAAGTACGCCCGCAAGATCATGCGCAGCTTCGTCAGCCGCGCCTTCCGCAAGCCGCTCGATGACTCCACGATCGACCGGTTGGTCGACATCGTGAACGAAGTGGACCGCCAGCCGGGAAAGGAATTCGAGGACGGCATCAAGCAAGCCATCGCGACCTGCCTCGCCTCGCCGCGCTTCCTGTTCCGAGTGGAGATCCAGCCGGAGCCGAACAACCCGGCCAAGATCGTGCCGCTCGATGAATACTCCATCGCCGCACGTCTGTCGTTCTTCCTTTGGGGCTCGGTGCCGGATGACGAGCTGCTGAGCCTCGCCTTCAATACCAAGCTGCGGGCGAACCTCCACGCGCAGATCGACCGCATGCTGCTCGATCCGCGATCGGAGCGGCTCACCGAAAACTTCATCGGCCAGTGGCTCCAGGCGCGCGACGTCGAGAACGTGCCGATCAGCGCGAAGGACATCCTTGGTCTCGGCAGCAATCGCGACGCCGCCCGCGCCTTCGATGTGCGGCTGCGCTCCGACATGCAGACCGAGACGAAGATGCTCTTCGACTTCGTCCTGCGGAAAGATCGACCCGCGGAGGAATTGATCTCCGCGCGCTACTCCTTCCTCAATGAACGGCTGGCGGGCTTCTACGGAATCAAGGGCGTCGAGGGAGAAGACTTCCAACCCGTCGATCTCACCGAGCACCCGGAGCGCGGAGGCCTGCTGACCCAAGGCAGCGTGCTGATGGTCACCTCGAATCCCACCCGCACCTCGCCGGTGAAGCGCGGCCTCTTCGTGCTGGATAACATCCTCGGCACCCCGTCTCCACCACCCCCGCCCGACGTGCCGAAACTGGAGAGCGCATCGACCGCCGCCGGCAAGAATCCGACGATGCGGGAGATGATGGAAATCCACCGCAGCAAGCCGGATTGCCGCGGCTGCCACGCCCGCATGGACCCGATCGGCCTCGGCCTGGAAAACTTCAACGCCCTCGGCCAATTCCGCCCCGACGACCACGGCAAGAAGATCGATGCCGGCGGCGTGCTTCTCACCGGCGAGAAGTTCTCGAACGTCGGCGAGCTGAAGGACGTGCTCGCCACCAAGCGCAAGGGAGACTTCTACCGCTGCCTTTCCGAGAAACTTCTCACCTACGCCATCGGCCGCGGCGTCGAGTACTACGACGCCCCGACCGTCGACCAGCTCGTCGAGCGCCTCGAAAAGAACAACGGCAAGCTCCGCGAGCTCGTCTACGGTATCGTCGAAAGCGCCCCCTTCCAGAAACGCCGCGGCGACGAGTGA
- a CDS encoding alpha/beta hydrolase, whose amino-acid sequence MRPIPAFLAAACLATTLARAEDLTIGPDYTDAPEMKAKDGVPKGKLVRFTMKSEDSKIYKGIAKGQKGKVPYERKVVVYVPEQLDKKKPAPFLIAQDGGWYVGQIPPALDNLINEKRVPAMVAILIDSGGGDAQGSQRGLEYDTVDDVYADFVEKEVLPRVEKEADVKLTKDPEARATMGGSSGGAAAFTMAWFRPDLYHRVLTYSGTYVNQQSPENRRTPHGAWEYHENLIPHSKPKPLRIWLEVSENDNGHDRDEASLHNWVMANQRMAAELKKKDYAYQYVFAKNAGHTDGKVTRQTLPGALEWLWKGYPDTPAATKPAP is encoded by the coding sequence ATGAGACCCATCCCGGCTTTCCTCGCCGCCGCCTGTCTGGCCACCACCCTCGCCCGGGCAGAAGACCTCACCATCGGCCCGGATTACACCGACGCGCCGGAAATGAAGGCGAAGGACGGCGTGCCGAAGGGAAAGCTCGTCCGCTTCACGATGAAGTCGGAGGACAGCAAGATCTACAAGGGCATCGCCAAGGGCCAGAAGGGCAAGGTGCCCTACGAGCGGAAGGTCGTGGTGTACGTCCCCGAACAGCTCGACAAGAAGAAGCCGGCTCCGTTCCTCATCGCCCAGGACGGCGGCTGGTACGTCGGCCAGATCCCGCCGGCGCTCGACAATCTCATCAACGAGAAGCGCGTGCCCGCGATGGTCGCGATCCTCATCGACTCCGGCGGCGGCGATGCGCAGGGCAGCCAGCGCGGCCTAGAATACGACACGGTCGATGACGTCTATGCCGACTTCGTGGAGAAGGAAGTGCTGCCCAGGGTCGAAAAGGAAGCGGACGTGAAGCTGACCAAAGACCCCGAGGCGCGCGCCACCATGGGCGGCAGTTCCGGCGGCGCGGCGGCGTTCACCATGGCGTGGTTCCGCCCGGATCTCTATCACCGCGTGCTGACTTACTCCGGCACCTACGTGAACCAGCAGTCGCCGGAAAACCGTCGCACTCCGCACGGTGCCTGGGAGTATCACGAGAACCTGATCCCCCACTCGAAGCCGAAGCCGCTGCGCATCTGGCTGGAGGTCAGCGAGAATGACAACGGTCACGACCGCGACGAGGCTTCACTGCACAACTGGGTGATGGCGAACCAGCGGATGGCCGCCGAATTGAAGAAGAAGGATTACGCCTACCAATACGTATTCGCCAAGAACGCCGGCCATACCGACGGCAAGGTGACCCGCCAGACCCTTCCCGGCGCCCTCGAGTGGCTGTGGAAAGGCTACCCCGACACCCCTGCCGCGACGAAGCCAGCTCCGTGA
- a CDS encoding M48 family metallopeptidase, with product MTQERFDQMVSELETKYRNRHGALVRRAAFYAMLGYAGLGLALLLSGAICAAMIGLIIFHPSFATIKIGLIVGVPAGLVTLAVLKGVWVRLSAPEGLPVTRKDSPKLFAMIDEISRQAGGVNFQKVLLTDDLNAAVVQTPRLGIFGWYKTYLLLGLPLMDAMSPDEFKAVVAHEFAHLSNQDGRLGSWIYRLRSSWMRVMNSLAENGAPGPMMSFVDWFWPRFNASAFVLSRSQEYQADAFAAKVTSPQASARGLQRLSIESRRLSHHFWDNVGRETSNLAAPPQDVFHRMQAFLGTEPDRGLATRWLAGALAMETDTTDTHPGLTDRLNALGVTCNPENLPPLPEKRASDEWLDIAVSKNARDHFSQMWSNGASSRWQELHREKQELKKELEAIDPAREDAAWQRLVLRTRLHGLESIQPDLIAFLMEHPDHHIANYYRGRYLAEEDDDRGIPYLEKAAEKPDMTIDALGAIAGLYGRTGRPGEIAALRRRAEGHDAKMKFAMEERNTPTLRDHFLPVQLTPSERESLLAAIRRHPQVKGAWLVTKEMKHFPAWRSFFLALDIRGLKGEPAMAILRQILSDFATEAYCLALLRGSDHEPVAQLFEKVEGAELPIYKID from the coding sequence ATGACTCAAGAGAGGTTCGATCAAATGGTCTCCGAACTGGAGACGAAATACCGCAATCGCCATGGAGCCCTCGTTCGCCGGGCTGCCTTTTACGCGATGCTCGGCTATGCGGGCCTCGGGCTCGCGCTGCTTTTGAGCGGAGCCATCTGCGCGGCGATGATCGGGCTGATTATTTTCCATCCAAGCTTCGCGACCATCAAGATCGGCCTCATCGTCGGCGTGCCGGCGGGTCTCGTCACCCTGGCCGTGCTCAAGGGCGTGTGGGTCCGCCTCAGTGCGCCGGAAGGCCTGCCCGTCACGCGCAAGGATTCACCGAAGCTGTTCGCGATGATCGACGAAATCTCCCGCCAGGCTGGCGGGGTGAATTTCCAAAAGGTCCTGCTGACCGATGACCTGAACGCCGCCGTGGTGCAGACCCCGCGGCTCGGCATCTTCGGCTGGTACAAAACCTATCTCCTGCTCGGCCTACCGCTGATGGATGCGATGTCGCCGGATGAGTTCAAGGCGGTGGTCGCCCACGAGTTTGCCCACCTTTCGAATCAGGATGGCCGGCTCGGGAGCTGGATCTACCGGCTGAGGTCATCGTGGATGCGCGTGATGAATTCGCTGGCGGAAAACGGCGCACCGGGGCCGATGATGTCATTCGTGGATTGGTTCTGGCCTCGCTTCAATGCCAGCGCCTTCGTGCTCTCGCGCAGCCAAGAGTATCAGGCCGATGCCTTCGCGGCGAAGGTCACCTCGCCGCAAGCCTCGGCCCGCGGCTTGCAGAGGCTGTCCATCGAGTCCCGTCGCCTGAGCCACCATTTCTGGGACAATGTCGGCCGCGAAACGAGCAACCTCGCGGCGCCGCCGCAGGATGTCTTCCACCGCATGCAGGCCTTCCTCGGCACCGAACCCGATCGTGGCCTGGCGACCCGCTGGCTGGCCGGTGCGCTCGCCATGGAAACGGACACGACCGACACGCATCCCGGCCTGACTGACCGGCTGAACGCGCTGGGCGTGACCTGCAACCCGGAGAACCTGCCGCCGCTTCCGGAGAAACGTGCATCCGATGAATGGCTGGACATCGCGGTTTCCAAAAACGCCCGCGATCACTTCAGCCAGATGTGGAGCAATGGCGCATCGTCACGCTGGCAAGAATTGCACCGCGAGAAGCAGGAACTGAAAAAGGAGCTCGAAGCAATCGACCCGGCACGCGAGGACGCCGCATGGCAACGGCTCGTGCTGCGCACCCGTCTCCATGGACTGGAGTCGATCCAGCCCGACCTGATCGCATTCCTGATGGAACACCCCGATCACCACATCGCCAACTACTACCGCGGTCGCTATCTCGCGGAGGAAGACGATGACCGCGGCATCCCGTATTTGGAAAAGGCTGCCGAGAAACCGGACATGACCATCGATGCCTTGGGTGCGATCGCCGGCCTTTACGGCCGCACCGGCCGGCCCGGCGAAATCGCGGCGCTGCGACGCCGCGCCGAGGGGCATGACGCCAAGATGAAGTTCGCGATGGAGGAGCGGAACACCCCGACCCTCCGCGACCATTTCCTGCCGGTCCAACTCACGCCGTCGGAACGAGAATCCCTGCTCGCCGCCATCCGGCGTCACCCCCAGGTCAAGGGCGCATGGCTGGTCACCAAGGAAATGAAGCACTTCCCCGCGTGGCGGAGTTTCTTCCTCGCGCTGGACATCCGCGGGCTCAAGGGCGAGCCGGCCATGGCCATTCTCCGACAGATCCTCAGTGACTTCGCCACGGAAGCCTACTGCCTCGCCCTGCTCCGCGGTTCGGATCATGAGCCGGTCGCGCAGCTGTTTGAAAAGGTGGAGGGCGCGGAACTGCCGATTTACAAAATCGACTGA
- a CDS encoding DNA alkylation repair protein: protein MASWKTPLAASSLSPGLPGHSLTITAMATVNEILDELREMGSESIKRMMMKNHGVKEPYFGVRIGDMQKIRKRIKQDHELALALYATGNYDAMYLAGYLTDDARMTKADLQRWADAAYGAGLPGTTIPWVASSSPHGHAMALKWIDSKKPNVAVAGWSTLSCLVALKDDAELDLMELTSLIERVKQSIPAAPDAVKYAMNGFLISVGSSVKALTNLAIQTGEEIGHVEADLGNNSCEFFHAPDYIRKVQARGTIGKKRKTMRC from the coding sequence GTGGCCAGCTGGAAAACGCCGCTCGCTGCTTCCTCCTTGAGTCCGGGACTCCCCGGTCATTCACTGACGATCACCGCCATGGCCACCGTGAATGAGATCCTCGATGAGCTGCGCGAGATGGGCAGCGAAAGCATCAAGCGCATGATGATGAAGAATCATGGCGTGAAGGAGCCCTACTTCGGCGTGAGGATCGGCGACATGCAGAAGATCCGGAAGCGGATCAAGCAGGACCACGAGCTCGCCCTCGCGCTCTACGCCACCGGCAACTACGACGCGATGTACTTGGCGGGCTACCTTACCGACGATGCACGGATGACCAAGGCCGACCTGCAACGCTGGGCCGACGCGGCTTATGGCGCGGGCTTGCCGGGAACCACCATCCCGTGGGTGGCATCAAGCAGTCCACATGGCCATGCGATGGCACTGAAGTGGATCGATTCAAAGAAGCCGAACGTGGCGGTTGCCGGTTGGTCCACGCTTTCCTGCCTCGTCGCATTGAAAGACGATGCCGAACTCGATCTAATGGAACTCACGTCCTTGATCGAACGCGTGAAGCAATCGATCCCCGCGGCACCGGATGCCGTGAAGTATGCGATGAACGGCTTTCTGATTTCCGTCGGCTCTTCTGTGAAAGCACTCACGAACCTCGCCATTCAAACCGGCGAAGAGATCGGTCACGTGGAAGCGGATCTGGGAAACAACAGTTGCGAGTTCTTCCACGCTCCCGATTATATCCGTAAGGTGCAGGCGCGAGGAACGATCGGGAAGAAACGGAAGACGATGAGATGCTGA
- a CDS encoding tetratricopeptide repeat protein, translating to MPRKAIALLLATAPLLPAQQAPAPAPAAAAAEVSDLTTKALAEMEADHWEEALKLLTGCVAQHDAKALELYGPSFGVTWYRKGICELRLKRWDDAAKSFEICYNKYPNPRGNGTADSGNLYNKRALLRWGEAAQGAAKYEEAIRLFNKFMEERDKTRDDEFNPGSHYLNLAICHFRLGDLAEGLESLETVLQNKPRFRAPDSGIIAAFQAFVEASIAKRDEKPLLSFLERYRSGIILEPFEMEPYGGLFLKLASDAMAADMDGAALVLCQVVPPSDVMSADLRSRLERLGNRTEVKELTRTVSKVKLQASLDALSKQRTDGEPLEVAQLGLIAVIHEKRGNTRGALASYRQLEEYYPKTAKREDHLFHLVRTTAAVGDPVSECGELFLKDFPNSKHLPAVRRLLLSSLFQAGDYENSVRVAGELLPKLTEGSPEHDQALFVLAASHYHLGHHDQARPLLDKHVEKYPKSAQHQAACYFQASARARLRQWPEAAEALDKFLADDPGPYLPFALYDRASCHLAQDQQVEAFEKLSRLEKEFPETEALDAALVLKGRILERDGKTDDAVAAYKKALDASEHREHAEVATEALCQLVTLIGAKPEAATYADRFWKAYATSPLRLRMAVAQIDALTAAGRDEEALARLRECITPTEVPGLQEAIDHYAAAYAAKHGLEELQQHFSTFPGFDPANKAASARLRIALIGEAEKQTGEPAAARVKALYQELKSGFAPADLSAATLVRLGDHLRLKTSAPRQALPYYEEALARPDTSLHVAARFGRAAVLATGSAEEKARAIDDFKHVANDASDEAVKDLARYRIAETQLAAGDAGQAAETARQYLALEGARLAPEANLLLGESYEALGKPAEALASYRDVWSTWQDTIRISAPAMLAWLELSVKQAKPADALREPAMNYLIRTKPALGNSSEAEKASWQEVEARVATLGSPAPPPAKEEKP from the coding sequence GTGCCCCGGAAAGCCATCGCCTTGCTGCTGGCGACCGCGCCGCTATTGCCCGCCCAGCAAGCGCCCGCCCCTGCTCCGGCGGCGGCTGCCGCCGAGGTCTCCGATCTCACCACCAAGGCACTTGCCGAAATGGAAGCCGACCACTGGGAGGAAGCCCTCAAGCTCCTCACCGGCTGCGTGGCCCAGCACGATGCCAAGGCTCTCGAACTCTACGGCCCGTCCTTCGGCGTAACCTGGTACCGCAAGGGCATCTGCGAACTCCGCCTCAAGCGCTGGGATGACGCCGCCAAGTCCTTCGAAATTTGCTACAACAAGTACCCGAACCCGCGCGGCAATGGCACCGCCGACAGCGGCAACCTCTACAACAAGCGCGCCCTGCTGCGCTGGGGTGAAGCCGCCCAAGGCGCGGCCAAGTACGAGGAAGCGATCCGCCTCTTCAACAAGTTCATGGAGGAGCGTGACAAGACGCGCGATGACGAGTTCAACCCCGGCTCGCATTACCTCAATCTCGCCATCTGCCACTTCCGCCTCGGCGACCTTGCCGAAGGCTTGGAATCGCTCGAAACCGTCCTCCAGAACAAGCCGCGCTTCCGCGCCCCCGACAGCGGGATCATCGCCGCCTTCCAAGCCTTCGTCGAAGCATCCATCGCCAAGCGCGACGAGAAGCCGCTGCTCTCGTTCCTCGAGCGCTATCGCTCCGGAATCATCCTCGAGCCCTTCGAGATGGAGCCGTATGGCGGCCTGTTCTTGAAGCTCGCCTCCGATGCGATGGCGGCGGACATGGACGGCGCGGCGCTGGTCCTCTGCCAGGTTGTCCCGCCGAGCGACGTGATGTCGGCGGACCTGAGGTCGCGGCTTGAGAGGCTTGGCAATCGCACCGAGGTCAAGGAGCTCACCCGCACCGTAAGCAAGGTGAAGTTGCAGGCTTCACTCGACGCCCTTTCGAAGCAGCGGACCGATGGTGAACCGCTCGAAGTCGCCCAACTCGGCCTGATCGCGGTGATCCACGAGAAGCGCGGGAACACCCGCGGGGCGCTCGCGTCCTACCGCCAGCTCGAAGAATACTATCCGAAGACCGCGAAGCGCGAGGACCACCTATTCCATCTGGTCCGCACCACCGCCGCGGTCGGCGATCCAGTCAGTGAATGCGGGGAGCTTTTCCTCAAGGATTTCCCGAACTCGAAGCACCTGCCCGCGGTGCGGCGCTTGCTGCTTTCGTCGCTGTTCCAAGCCGGCGACTACGAGAACTCGGTGCGCGTCGCCGGCGAGCTGTTGCCAAAGCTCACCGAGGGCTCTCCCGAGCACGATCAGGCACTCTTCGTCCTCGCGGCCAGCCACTACCATCTCGGCCACCACGACCAAGCCCGGCCGCTCCTGGACAAGCACGTCGAGAAGTATCCGAAGAGCGCCCAACATCAGGCTGCCTGCTATTTCCAGGCATCCGCCCGTGCCCGCCTGCGGCAGTGGCCGGAGGCAGCCGAGGCGCTCGACAAGTTCCTCGCGGACGACCCCGGCCCCTACCTGCCCTTCGCGCTCTATGACCGCGCGTCCTGCCATCTCGCGCAGGATCAACAGGTGGAGGCCTTCGAAAAACTCAGCCGCCTGGAGAAGGAGTTTCCCGAGACCGAGGCGCTCGATGCGGCGCTCGTCCTGAAAGGCCGCATCCTCGAACGCGACGGGAAGACGGACGATGCCGTGGCCGCTTACAAGAAGGCGCTCGATGCCTCGGAGCACCGCGAGCATGCCGAGGTGGCCACCGAAGCGCTCTGCCAGCTCGTCACCTTGATCGGGGCGAAGCCCGAGGCGGCCACCTACGCCGACCGCTTTTGGAAAGCCTACGCCACCTCACCGCTGCGTCTGCGCATGGCCGTCGCCCAGATCGATGCCCTGACCGCAGCCGGTCGCGACGAGGAAGCGCTCGCCCGCCTGCGGGAATGCATCACGCCCACCGAGGTGCCCGGCTTGCAAGAGGCGATCGATCACTATGCCGCGGCCTATGCCGCCAAGCACGGGCTTGAGGAACTCCAGCAGCACTTCAGCACTTTCCCCGGCTTCGATCCCGCGAACAAGGCGGCCAGCGCCCGCCTCAGGATCGCCCTGATCGGCGAGGCTGAGAAGCAGACCGGCGAACCCGCCGCAGCCCGGGTCAAGGCGCTCTATCAGGAGCTCAAGAGCGGCTTCGCTCCGGCCGACCTCTCCGCCGCCACTCTCGTCCGGCTCGGTGACCACCTGCGTCTCAAAACCTCCGCGCCGCGCCAGGCGTTGCCTTATTACGAGGAAGCACTCGCCCGGCCGGACACCTCGCTGCATGTGGCTGCCCGCTTCGGTCGCGCCGCGGTTCTTGCCACCGGCAGCGCGGAGGAAAAGGCCCGCGCCATCGATGACTTCAAGCACGTCGCCAACGATGCCAGCGACGAAGCCGTGAAAGACCTCGCCCGCTATCGCATCGCCGAAACCCAGCTCGCCGCCGGTGACGCCGGACAAGCAGCCGAGACCGCCCGCCAGTATCTCGCACTGGAAGGCGCACGGCTCGCCCCCGAAGCCAACCTTCTACTAGGAGAGTCGTACGAAGCACTCGGCAAGCCCGCTGAAGCCCTCGCTTCCTATCGTGACGTCTGGAGCACGTGGCAGGACACGATTCGCATCTCCGCCCCTGCCATGCTCGCGTGGCTGGAGCTTTCCGTGAAGCAAGCCAAGCCCGCCGACGCCCTGCGCGAGCCGGCGATGAACTACCTCATCCGCACCAAGCCCGCCCTCGGCAACTCGAGTGAAGCCGAGAAGGCCTCATGGCAGGAAGTCGAAGCGCGCGTTGCCACTCTCGGCTCGCCAGCCCCGCCACCCGCCAAGGAGGAAAAGCCATGA
- the nth gene encoding endonuclease III, which translates to MTRAERAAHVDRRLEELYPETPIPLDHRDPFTLLVAVLLSAQCTDARVNTVTPALFKLADTPAKMAKVPVEKIKEIIRPCGLSPRKSQAIRDLSQILVEKHGGEVPADFEALEELPGVGHKTASVVMAQAFGVPAFPVDTHIHRLAKRWKLSEGRNVEQVERDLKKLFPRDRWNALHLRIIFCGREHCSARGCDGKSCLMCRELFPPRTKPD; encoded by the coding sequence ATGACCCGCGCCGAACGGGCCGCCCATGTGGACCGGCGGCTGGAGGAGCTCTATCCGGAAACGCCGATCCCGCTCGATCACCGGGATCCCTTCACCCTGCTCGTCGCCGTGCTGCTGTCCGCGCAGTGCACCGACGCGCGGGTGAATACGGTCACCCCCGCCCTCTTCAAGCTGGCCGACACGCCGGCGAAGATGGCGAAGGTGCCAGTCGAGAAGATCAAGGAGATCATCCGCCCCTGCGGTCTCTCGCCGCGGAAGTCGCAGGCGATCCGCGATCTTTCGCAGATCCTCGTGGAAAAGCATGGCGGCGAAGTGCCCGCCGACTTCGAGGCGCTGGAAGAACTGCCCGGCGTGGGCCACAAAACCGCCTCGGTGGTGATGGCGCAGGCCTTCGGCGTGCCGGCCTTCCCGGTCGATACCCACATCCACCGGCTGGCGAAACGCTGGAAGCTCAGCGAGGGCCGCAATGTCGAACAGGTCGAGCGCGACTTGAAAAAGCTCTTTCCCCGCGACCGTTGGAATGCCCTCCACCTGCGCATCATCTTCTGCGGACGCGAGCACTGCTCCGCCCGCGGCTGCGATGGCAAAAGCTGCCTGATGTGCCGGGAACTCTTCCCGCCACGAACGAAACCGGACTGA
- a CDS encoding 3D domain-containing protein — MTFRLASAAALLALLFSSCASDSNLTVLSKSRSYSSMSSGSYFGKAEVFTTAQPSPALFQQAAGKPKDKHGMAFYKPSERNRLVRTTAYTQSESDHLQYGSQNATGTQLRYTDRVRSAAADWAVYPVGTVFRIKGMQQLFVVDDYGSALTGTNTVDIYTPNKDYMAAWGRRNVELTVVQWGSYTRSAEILAKRTQYPHCAQMYTAINRMMSSASTASTASR; from the coding sequence ATGACTTTCCGACTCGCTTCCGCCGCCGCATTGCTCGCCCTGCTGTTCTCCAGCTGCGCCTCGGATTCCAACCTGACGGTCCTGTCCAAGTCCCGCTCCTACTCGTCCATGTCTTCGGGTAGCTACTTCGGCAAAGCTGAAGTCTTCACCACGGCCCAGCCATCGCCCGCTCTCTTCCAGCAGGCCGCCGGCAAGCCGAAGGACAAGCACGGCATGGCCTTCTACAAGCCCTCCGAGCGCAACCGTCTGGTCCGCACCACGGCCTACACGCAGTCCGAGTCCGATCACCTCCAATACGGCTCGCAGAACGCCACCGGCACCCAGCTCCGCTACACCGATCGCGTCCGCAGCGCCGCCGCTGACTGGGCCGTCTATCCGGTCGGCACCGTTTTCCGCATCAAGGGCATGCAGCAGCTCTTCGTAGTCGATGACTACGGCTCGGCTCTCACCGGCACCAATACCGTCGACATCTACACCCCGAACAAGGACTACATGGCCGCCTGGGGTCGCCGCAACGTGGAGCTGACCGTGGTTCAATGGGGCTCTTACACCCGTAGCGCCGAGATTCTTGCGAAGCGCACCCAGTATCCTCACTGCGCGCAGATGTACACGGCGATCAATCGCATGATGTCCAGCGCAAGCACGGCCTCGACCGCCTCGCGCTAA